Proteins from a genomic interval of Zingiber officinale cultivar Zhangliang chromosome 2A, Zo_v1.1, whole genome shotgun sequence:
- the LOC122041792 gene encoding epoxide hydrolase A-like: protein MEGEGIIHRQVEANGIQIHLAEKGEGPPVLLLHGFPELWYSWRHQILGLAARGFRALAPDLRGYGDSSAPPNAASYSVLHIVGDLVALLDALALPQVFLVGHDWGAIIAWYMCLFRPDRVKALVNLSVAFSPFLPRNPKGKLVDHFRSLYGDDYYICKFQEPGVIEATFAHIGTGNVMRGLFSFTGSNPLNEQEDASLPPSWLSEEDISYYISKFEKSGFTGPVNYYRCLDLNWELGAPWYSAQIKVPAKFIIGDKDLTYHYPGIQDYLHKGGFKQDVPLLEEVVVMEGVAHFINQEKPHEVTEHIYNFFNKFSLDASKL, encoded by the exons ATGGAAGGGGAAGGCATCATCCACAGGCAGGTGGAGGCCAACGGAATCCAGATTCATCTGGCGGAGAAGGGGGAGGGTCCGCCGGTGCTGCTGCTCCACGGCTTCCCGGAGCTCTGGTACTCGTGGCGCCACCAGATTCTTGGCCTCGCCGCCCGCGGCTTCCGCGCGCTCGCACCAGACCTCCGCGGCTACGGCGACTCCTCCGCGCCGCCCAATGCCGCCTCCTACTCCGTCTTACATATCGTGGGTGACCTCGTCGCCCTCCTTGACGCCCTCGCCCTGCCTCAG gtatTCTTGGTGGGGCATGATTGGGGGGCAATCATAGCTTGGTATATGTGCCTGTTTCGGCCGGATAGAGTGAAGGCGCTTGTGAATCTCAGTGTGGCGTTTTCACCATTTTTGCCCCGAAACCCTAAAGGCAAGCTTGTTGACCACTTCAGATCTCTGTATGGAGACGACTACTACATCTGCAAGTTCCAG GAACCTGGAGTCATAGAAGCAACTTTTGCTCATATTGGAACTGGAAACGTAATGCGAGGACTTTTCAGCTTTACGGGTTCCAATCCTTTAAATGAGCAGGAGGATGCTTCATTGCCTCCGTCTTGGCTTTCAGAAGAAGATATAAGCTATTATATAAGCAAATTTGAGAAATCTGGATTTACTGGTCCGGTCAATTATTACAGATGTTTGGATTT AAATTGGGAGCTGGGAGCACCATGGTACAGTGCACAGATAAAAGTTCCCGCGAAGTTTATCATCGGCGACAAAGACCTAACGTACCATTATCCAGGTATCCAGGACTACTTGCACAAAGGTGGTTTCAAACAAGATGTGCCATTGCTTGAGGAGGTGGTTGTGATGGAGGGAGTAGCGCACTTCATCAATCAAGAAAAGCCACATGAGGTGACTGAACACATCTACAACTTCTTCAACAAGTTCAGTCTTGATGCTTCAAAATTATAG